The following coding sequences lie in one Arachis stenosperma cultivar V10309 chromosome 5, arast.V10309.gnm1.PFL2, whole genome shotgun sequence genomic window:
- the LOC130980796 gene encoding G-type lectin S-receptor-like serine/threonine-protein kinase At1g11410, with protein MDHIKKEQEEDPELLLYDLSVIAFCIDNFLDKNKLGEGGFGSVFKGTLENGQRIVVKRLSIGSGQGIKEFKNEIALINEEKLLIYEYMPNKSLDVVIFGTKSRI; from the exons ATGGATCATATCAAGAAAGAACAAGAGGAGGATCCAGAGCTTCTATTGTATGACCTATCAGTTATAGCTTTTTGCATTGATAACTTTTTAGACAAAAATAAGCTTGGAGAAGGTGGTTTTGGATCTGTGTTTAAG GGTACATTGGAAAATGGACAAAGAATAGTAGTTAAGAGGCTCTCAATCGGTTCTGGACAAGGGATCAAAGAATTTAAgaatgaaattgcattaattaatGAAGAGAAATTACTTATATATGAATATATGCCTAATAAAAGCCTGGATGTTGTTATATTTGGTACAAAATCTAGAATTTAG